One genomic region from Mytilus trossulus isolate FHL-02 chromosome 9, PNRI_Mtr1.1.1.hap1, whole genome shotgun sequence encodes:
- the LOC134683778 gene encoding histone H3 — protein sequence MARTKQTARKSTGGKAPRKQLATKAARKSAPATGGVKKPHRYRPGTVALREIRRYQKSTELLIRKLPFQRLVREIAQDFKTDLRFQSSAVMALQEASEAYLVGLFEDTNLCAIHAKRVTIMPKDIQLARRIRGERA from the coding sequence ATGGCTCGTACAAAGCAGACCGCCCGTAAATCCACTGGAGGAAAAGCTCCAAGAAAACAACTTGCCACCAAGGCCGCCCGTAAGAGCGCACCTGCCACTGGTGGAGTAAAGAAGCCACATAGATACAGGCCAGGAACAGTCGCTCTTCGTGAGATCAGAAGATACCagaaaagtactgaactcctcATCAGGAAACTCCCCTTCCAGAGATTAGTTCGTGAAATTGCTCAAGACTTCAAGACTGATCTACGTTTCCAGAGCTCTGCCGTTATGGCCCTCCAGGAAGCCAGTGAAGCTTACCTCGTTGGTCTTTTCGAGGACACCAACTTGTGTGCAATCCACGCCAAGAGAGTCACCATCATGCCCAAAGACATCCAGTTGGCTCGCAGAATCCGTGGAGAACGTGCTTAA
- the LOC134683779 gene encoding histone H2A — MSGRGKGGKAKAKAKSRSSRAGLQFPVGRIHRLLRKGNYAERVGAGAPVYLAAVLEYLAAEVLELAGNAARDNKKSRIIPRHLQLAIRNDEELNKLLSGVTIAQGGVLPNIQAVLLPKKTQKAAK, encoded by the coding sequence atgtcaggACGAGGAAAAGGAGGAAAAGCAAAAGCAAAGGCAAAGTCTAGGTCATCCCGTGCCGGACTTCAGTTCCCAGTAGGTCGTATCCACAGACTTTTGAGGAAAGGAAACTACGCCGAGAGAGTTGGTGCCGGAGCACCAGTCTACCTTGCCGCTGTCTTGGAATACTTAGCAGCTGAGGTTTTGGAGTTGGCAGGAAATGCTGCCCGTGACAACAAGAAGAGCAGAATCATCCCCCGTCATCTCCAGTTGGCCATCAGAAACGACGAAGAATTGAACAAACTTCTCTCTGGTGTAACCATTGCACAAGGTGGTGTTTTACCAAACATCCAGGCTGTACTTCTGCCAAAGAAGACACAGAAAGCTGCCAAGTAA
- the LOC134684528 gene encoding histone H2B-like codes for MPPKVGTKGAKKAVTKAKTARPGGDKKRRRKRRESYAIYIYKVLRQVHPDTGVSSKAMSIMNSFVNDIFERIAAEASRLAHYNKRSTITSREIQTAVRLLLPGELAKHAVSEGTKAVTKYTSSK; via the coding sequence ATGCCACCAAAAGTTGGAACCAAAGGAGCCAAAAAGGCCGTAACAAAGGCAAAGACTGCCAGACCCGGCGGTGACAAGAAAAGGAGGAGGAAGAGGAGAGAATCCTATGCCATCTACATCTACAAAGTCTTGAGACAGGTGCACCCAGACACTGGAGTATCCTCAAAGGCTATGTCTATCATGAACAGTTTTGTCAACGATATCTTTGAGAGAATCGCTGCAGAAGCTTCCCGTCTCGCTCACTACAACAAGAGATCTACCATCACATCTCGGGAGATCCAGACTGCAGTTCGTCTGCTCCTACCCGGTGAATTGGCCAAGCACGCTGTCAGTGAAGGTACCAAAGCCGTCACAAAGTACACCAGCAGCAAGTAA
- the LOC134684529 gene encoding histone H4 encodes MSGRGKGGKGLGKGGAKRHRKVLRDNIQGITKPAIRRLARRGGVKRISGLIYEETRGVLKVFLENVIRDAVTYTEHAKRKTVTAMDVVYALKRQGRTLYGFGG; translated from the coding sequence ATGTCAGGAAGAGGTAAAGGAGGAAAAGGTCTAGGTAAAGGAGGCGCCAAACGTCACAGGAAGGTGTTGCGTGATAATATCCAAGGTATCACCAAACCAGCAATCCGTCGTTTAGCAAGACGAGGTGGTGTCAAACGTATCTCTGGTCTTATCTACGAAGAAACACGTGGTGTCTTGAAAgtctttttggaaaatgtcaTCCGTGATGCTGTCACATACACTGAGCATGCAAAGAGGAAAACTGTCACCGCCATGGATGTTGTCTACGCCCTGAAACGTCAAGGCCGTACCCTTTACGGATTCGGAGGTTAA
- the LOC134684531 gene encoding histone H3-like: MALHDTETREYRHCIARENTKTIERIKSIFTENISQWLVQSRPPRKSTGGKAPRKQLATKAARKSAPATGGVKKPHRYRPGTVALREIRRYQKSTELLIRKLPFQRLVREIAQDFKTDLRFQSSAVMALQEASEAYLVGLFEDTNLCAIHAKRVTIMPKDIQLARRIRGERA; encoded by the exons ATGGCTTTACATGATACAGAGACTAGAGAATACAGACACTGTATAGCTAGAGAGAACACAAAGACTATAGAGAGGATAAAAAGT ATTTTCACAGAGAACATATCGCAATGGCTCGTACAAAGCAGACCGCCCCGTAAATCCACTGGAGGAAAAGCTCCAAGAAAACAACTTGCCACCAAGGCCGCCCGTAAGAGCGCACCTGCCACTGGTGGAGTAAAGAAGCCACATAGATACAGGCCAGGAACAGTCGCTCTTCGTGAGATCAGAAGATACCagaaaagtactgaactcctcATCAGGAAACTCCCCTTCCAGAGATTAGTTCGTGAAATTGCTCAAGACTTCAAGACTGATCTACGTTTCCAGAGCTCTGCCGTTATGGCCCTCCAGGAAGCCAGTGAAGCTTACCTCGTTGGTCTTTTCGAGGACACCAACTTGTGTGCAATCCACGCCAAGAGAGTCACCATCATGCCCAAAGACATCCAGTTGGCTCGCAGAATCCGTGGAGAACGTGCTTAA